CACACAAGGGTGGGGTGCAGGGTCACCCCACGcaggaaagctgtggagaaacccctcctggggcagagctggcagtgaCATCTCTGCCCGCTGTTCACTGTGCCAGCCTGGATGGCTCCCACCCACCCAGGGAGGCaggtccccctcccctccctgccctcgcaCCATTAACCTTTCAGCCCCAAAATAAAAGGttataaaaaacaaccaaagctCATTACATTCCCTAATGTGTTATTTGCATGGGAATGAGCTGGGAGCAATGAGGCAGCTTTCTCCTGCCGGGGAGGggtttgggaagggaaaggagaagagctgGGCATCAGGACCTGGCAGGGGTGGTgggacccagccccacagcgagatggggcagccacggaAGCGAGCAGAGCTGGACGTGGTTATGGCAGAGACGGACATGGTTACGGCAGAGCCGGAGGGAGCGTCCCAGTGAAGCCCACAGCAACACGACCTCTGGCtcagaggcagcagggctggtccTCACCTACCAAAGAGAAGGTGACAGTGGTTTCACCCCAGCATCTCCACCACACAGCCCACAGTGCCCAGAGGTCACTGCGGCTTGGACGTGCCCATCCCCAGCAGGTGTGGAGGGACCAGGACACAGATGAAACCAAAATGACCCACAACTCggggaaaatgaaataaaagcctgaGTCGGAaggtggcaaaggcagcaggcGGTGGAAGTTCAGACACTGGCCACCAGGAcgggcaggcagctctgccctgtcaGATGCAGGGACTCACTGCCCCCCCGTAAAACAGCCCCTTGAGTATTTTATTTGACTGGGCTGAACCGTGATGACATGAGGTTTCAGGAAGGACATAACCCTGGCGACATAATTTCAGTTCTTAGCACCTTGCTTTTACTTTTGATGGGAAATTGGGAGCAATCAGACATTTCAGCTGTGCAAAGCTTCACCAACTGAAAGCCCACCAAAGCCCCagtcccccagccccaaacccaccaaaataCTCTACTGTCTGTACCAGAGGTTTGGCCAGAGGGATGGGGCAAGCACAACCGATTACTGCTAGATTACCTTCCATCCCACGAGGTAAAACCCTCCAAGGCCAACAGGGCCAGCTGAGACCAGGGGACAGCCATCCCTGGTCACCTCCCAGCTTTCCAAGCACCTCCAACTGCAACCTTGGTGGCAGTGGCAGAGCAGGACCGtgagaccagcagctccagcactggACTCTCGTCACTCATTTTCTCACCAAAGAAGCAGCGGAGCAGGGAAGCAGGGTGACTCCAGGCACCCCAACAGCGGGAAGACCAGGAGTCAGAGCTCCCAAATGGTTACGTGTGCTCCTGGgcaaaacaaagcacacaatAAAGCACTCATGAGATTGGCGCCTTGTGTCCCCCTTGCCTTTGGAGCTACCTGGCAAAGAAGGAATCCAGCTGAAGATGATGGCGAGCAGCCCCCAGCGTCCTCAGGGAGGCAGGTAGCCACATGGCATGAGGGCTTCGTTTGGTGGGAGAACGATCCCCCATCACTCTCCTGCAGGGAGGGTCTCGGCAGCGGTGGCGTAAGCTGGCTCTCGGGGGCTGGAAACAAAGCCGCACTCGGATGGATACTCCTGAATATATCAAGCAATACTGCCTTCCAGCCTAATCATTTATTAATCCCATCTGCAACCTAATTATTAAAAACCTTCTCAACTCAATAGCTGTAAATGCTGCACCAGCCAGGCGTCCCCAGCAATAGTGCCAGGCTGCATTTCCAGGGAGCAAATCACACCCTGAAACCCTGAGCTTTGTTTAAGAAACATGTGAATGCTCTTACTGTGGCATGAAAGAgggcaatacaaaaaaaaaaaaaacaaaaaaaaaaaaacctgaaaacaaaaaaacaaaaccccaagaagTATCAAGGACTCATTTGTTATTATGCCACCGCACAATGAAGGGATCCATTGTTCCCTACCTGAGGTAACAACGCCTTTGACAAAACACGAGTGCTTTTCCCAGTGTGCTCTTTAAAAAATGTCAAGACCAAAGCTGCCAGAGGATCGGggaacagctggaaaaaagataaaataaaacagctAACAGATTATCCAGAGGGTTTTCACACTTGATCTGTAAACgctcttttatttaataaaaataatcatcCATTATAGCAACTTCTGCTCGTGGTCTGTttgttgtgtgttgtttttgttttgtgttttttttttacagtaaagcaCAGTTTATTTGGTTTCCTCACCTCTTGAGGATTCAATTCTGAAAATGCAAGTGAATGTAAACATTGCTCTCCAGGTCCCAAGATGCATCTGGGGACCCTTGGAGTTAATTACAAAGTCAAAAGAGAGAGCAAAATCAACAAAACACTTCCCAAAagtaaaaaggtattttctttaaagttgcTTCCTGTGCACCATACAACTCCAAAACAGGCAAATTCATCTTATACATGAGACTTACACAAACTTTGCTTTCTCCAAAGAATTTCTATGACTTGTCAGTAAAGCTATTTTCATAACATTAAAAGGCTCACAGACTCATTTATTGTGATGGAtcaaaagtttttccttttaatattgtCCAGAAATTTCTTCATGGCACAAGGACGTTAGATTTGTTCTGTccatttttgtattatttattttttttttagcagaaagaGCTGAAAGACATTCCAGGAAAGGAGTGTAAAAGCAGTACTAACTCTCTCTCCTGCTCCAATCTCACAATATTTAcacgtttcttttttcttttttttaaaaaaaaaaaagcttaattacactataaaatactggaaaaactGTCAGTTAAGTTTCCCATTTCGGAGTTTTGCCCTGTATAAGACTGAAAGAGGGATGCTTTCCCATTTCCTAGGAAAAATGAGACTGGCAGAATAAAAACTGAACTCTTCACGCTTAATGCAGACAGGTGGAACAGCCCCTGCGCTCAAACCCCCTCCTCCTCTGCGGGAAATCCCGCAGGAGTTAAACCATCACAAATCCAACAGAAATGAGATAACGTGACGTATGGAactctgctgtttgctttgaaatgttaTCTATTTACAGTCGGAGGCGGGGCAAGCGAGTTCGCATCAAACACGTTTGGGTGCTGCGGCGGGGTATAACATCAACCCAGATTAACTCGTCGGGAAGCTTGGCCGGGTCCCAAGCCTCGGGTTGCACGGGATATTGCCTGTCACTCCATCGCCCGGGACGTCCCTGCCTGCACAGCAAAGCCACCGCTCCGTCAGGGTCTGCTTTAACGAGTAGCGAGGGGGCAGTTACCACCTCAGCTGCGTTGTATCACAGGCAACatagaaattaaaacagaagagaaatagcCAGTCTGGTGAGTTCTGTGATACTAAGCTTtatagccaaaaaaaaaccccccgaCGGGATATTGGCAATTTTGGTAATATTATCAAACTGTCAGGTAGGGGGAATGGCTCTAGTTGTTCAGCGGTTTTGAGTGAAGTGGGTTTTGAGGGGTGGGAATAGAGGGACTTTCAACGTGTCAAAGATAATTAAAGCATTCACAGTTTCAAAGCTGCTTGCCTTACAAAAATTAAGACATTCAGGTTCAGGGATACAATACTGTATTTTACAAGGGGGTTAAAATTAATTACACatacaacaggagaaaaaaaaaaagatacaataaaaaagccaacaaccTCTGGGGTGGCATACTCCCTCTTTGCTGTTCATCTGCATGTCGCTTTTCTTTAAAGAGTCAAAGTGAGCAGTCATGGAAATATCCACTGAGAttctggcaaaagaaaaaaaaaaaactagcaaaACAAACCAAGTCAAAAGCCATCCTCCCCTGGAAAGCCAAATGCCACGTCTCAGACTTCCACTTGCCTGCTgctcctcgctgctgctgctcggcGTTTCCATAGGCTCATCTCGGGTTTTAAAGGCTTCCTGTTCACGAGCTGAAGGAAACCATCCCATGCAAGCACAGCCCAAGAGAGCCATGCCTTATTCTCTTACAAAGTCTTGAAGTAGTCCTGCCTATGGCAAAGGGTCCTTCAAACAATCCTTTTCCTCTCTATCCTGCAGAGGATCCTTTTGAAGGCCCGTCTGAAGTCGTGGTTGAAAATGGTATAGATGACGGGGTTCAAGGAGCTATTGCAGTAACCAAACCAGAAGAAGAACTTGAAGAGGGTGTCGGGCACAGAGCAGCTCTTGCAGACGGCCATCAGCGTGTAGGTGAAGAAGAAGGGGAACCAGCAGATGACAAAGACCCCGATCACCACCGCCAGCACAAAGGTGAAGCGCTTCTCCCGGTTCTGCCTGCCCCTCCACCGGGACCCTTTGgtgttcctctcctcctctgccttcctgggCAAACTGTCCCCAGGTTTAATCTGGCTCAGTTTAGTCTTGGTCTTTCCCCTCGACGGTCTCTCTGTCTTCTTACACTTGTTGTTCTCCTGGTGCTCAGAGGAAGAGGTCTCCTCCATGTCTATGCCGTTgacctctccctcctgcccgccgccacctcctgctgccttctccccattGAGCTGGGCTGTGGCTGGCAGGTCCTCCTTGTCGGCCAAGCCATTCTGCCTCTTCTCGGGGCGCTCTGCCCGCTTGTTTGGCGGTACCCTGGTTCGCCTCTTGGCTATCTGGTAGATGCGCATGTAGACAAGGATCATGATGAGGCAGGGGGCAAAGAAAGAGCCGATGCTAGAAGAGATGATGTACCACTTCTCATCGTTGATCTTGCACGCTGCCACCCCCTGGTCAGCCTGCTCCCCACTCTTCTTCTCAATGGAGATGAGTGGCGGGAAGGAGATGACAGCCGAGATGACCCAGACAATGAAGATGATGCACTTGATGCGGCGTGGGGTACGCTTGAGGTTGTACTCGATGGCTTGtgtgatagaccagtaacggtcCAAGCTGATGGCACACAAGTGCACGATGGAGGAGGTGCAGAACAGCACATCCAAGGCCAGGTAGATCTCACACCAGACTTTGCCGAAGTACCAGTACCCCATCACTTCATTTGCCAGGGAGAAAGGGATGACCAGCGTGGCCACCAGGATGTCGGCCGAGGCTAAGGAGACCAGGAAGAGATTCTGGGGGGCCTTCAGCGCCCGGCTGGTGAAGACAGCGATGATGACCAGGACGTTGCCGAAGACGGTGAAGAGCATGAGCAAGCCCGCCAGGCTGATGAGGGTGATGGTGGTGTGCAGGGGGTACGGCGTaccccagcccggcccggccccgctgtcgTTGAAGGTCCCGTTGGTGCCGGGAGGCGGgtagccctcctcctcctccagctgccgctGGTACTCCATGGAGGAGAAGAAGTGGCCCCTCTCCGTGAACGGGCGCTCCAGGTTAAACATCAACCCCGCTTGCGTGGACACCCCCGCCCTTCGCCCCCTGCCCCACCCGGCTCCGCGGGGCTCCGC
The sequence above is drawn from the Chroicocephalus ridibundus chromosome 6, bChrRid1.1, whole genome shotgun sequence genome and encodes:
- the ADRA2A gene encoding alpha-2A adrenergic receptor, translated to MFNLERPFTERGHFFSSMEYQRQLEEEEGYPPPGTNGTFNDSGAGPGWGTPYPLHTTITLISLAGLLMLFTVFGNVLVIIAVFTSRALKAPQNLFLVSLASADILVATLVIPFSLANEVMGYWYFGKVWCEIYLALDVLFCTSSIVHLCAISLDRYWSITQAIEYNLKRTPRRIKCIIFIVWVISAVISFPPLISIEKKSGEQADQGVAACKINDEKWYIISSSIGSFFAPCLIMILVYMRIYQIAKRRTRVPPNKRAERPEKRQNGLADKEDLPATAQLNGEKAAGGGGGQEGEVNGIDMEETSSSEHQENNKCKKTERPSRGKTKTKLSQIKPGDSLPRKAEEERNTKGSRWRGRQNREKRFTFVLAVVIGVFVICWFPFFFTYTLMAVCKSCSVPDTLFKFFFWFGYCNSSLNPVIYTIFNHDFRRAFKRILCRIERKRIV